DNA from Sporocytophaga myxococcoides DSM 11118:
AGGAAACCTTCCTGCAATCCAAGTTGTACCAACAACGACAATACTCTTATCATTTGCCACAGTATAACCTGCCAATGAATAAGGATTCATAGACCCAAGATATTTATTCCCTAAAAGCATTCCATTGTTTACATCATAGAAATACAAAGCGATTTGTCCTGATTTGGTATCAGAGCCATAAACAAGAGTATTGCCATTACCCAAAGTACAATTTTTCAGAACCACATTAGCATCCGGTTGTAGTTCAAACATTCTATTACCCGGAATATCAGAACTGGAAGAAACTGCATTAGGAGCATAGTTCAATGTGACATTAGGAATAAAAAAGTTTTCACCATAAGCAAATCTTGAAATAGCAAACCCATTTCCCTTAAATACAAGACTACTGATTACTCTTTCATCCTGATAGCCTTGCACTAAGCCTACCTTGGGGTTTTTATCTGTTGAAAGCATATCAAAGAATACAAGTGAAAGTGTATACCTGTAAAATGCATTGAAATAATACGTATTTCCATTTAACTGTCCACAGAAGAAAGGAAGGTGTTTGCCTTGTCCGCTCAGATGTTCAATGATAGCCTGTTCAGCATCAAAATCTCCAAAGCCGATGTCAAATGATTTCATGTTGAGTATGGTTCCTTCTGTACTTATTCTAGAAACCACTGTCTGCTTGTCATCTCTGTTATAACTAAGCAATGTAAGACTATTGTTATCTCCGTTTAATGAAGCATAAAGCGGGTAAAGCAGCCCTAATCCTGCTACTTCTGTTGCTATACCAGCATCATCCACTTTCATGAGTTTTGCTTCCAGGCTCAGCCGGTCCATACAGAAGAAGAATATCTGGTTTCCAACTTTTATCAATTGGTTAACCGGATTAACATAATCTGAAGAAACATTTTGTTCAGATACAAAATTCCCTTCCTTATCAGTTTTCATAACATAAACACCTTTAAAAGGAGACTCTGAAACCTTTCTTCCTCCAAGGATAAGAAAGCCTTCATCTCCTGTTTGCTGTATATCATATGGACTATATTCTGATGTAATATCAGAATGGTCATAGATCTTTAAAAAAGTTTCGGGCTTTACATCCTTATTCTTTTTAACATCACAAGAAGTAAAAAAAAGAATAATTAAAGCTCCAAATAATATTATAATCCTATTCATTCCGACACTATTATCTTGATCTGAAATTATTTGCATTGACATACCTCATTGGAAGAAGACATCCCAGATTAATACTTATATTCCTAAGCTTCAAATCATCCAGCGCATCACCAGCCCCGCTAAGGGTATTATTAGTATATCTATTCTTTCTATTGGTAATATTATTGGTACCTAATCTGTAGTTAACGTCCAGTAAAACCTTTATATTTCCTACATCATAACTTACGCCTACACCTGCCATAAACCCTATCGAAGATTTAATAAACAAATCCTTTGCTCCAACCAGAATATCTGGTTGGTTAAAATTTGTTCCACCGGAAGCCTTATCTGTACCGCTAATTTCAACCTTTTTGTTGGCTGTGCTCAATATACCATAGTAAAAACCTGCCTGTACATAAGGCTTTATTTCATTCTTAAGTATGTCGTATTTGATTAAAAGCGGTAGTTCAATATAATCCAGCTGATGATCCTGTTTATAATTCAAATCAAAAGTTACAACGCCGGAAGTATCTTTCCATTCATATCTGTTGCTGTAACTAAATCTCTGTCTTCTATAGTTTGGCTGAAAGCTCAGGGAAATGGTTTTATAGGTAAAGGTAACTTCAAGACCGGCAAAGGCGCCGGCCCCTTTAAAGCCACTATACTTTTTATCCAGACTATTAGTTTGTCCTTCTGTGGAGCTGAAAACAGAATATCTGTCACCAGGTTTTACCTTTGAATAACTGAGCCCTCCTCTTACTCCAATCCACCATTGTTTCTCAAGGAATTCAGCATTTCTTCTGGAAGTCGGAGTTCTTCTTCGGTTTCCCTGAGCATTTACTTTTGTACTCATCAGAAGAGACAAAATAAAAACAGAAAAAAGAGGATACAGTAAAATACGCTTCATGCACTGATGCTACTTTAGAATTACAAGTTTCTTAACATCTTTTAACGAACCGGCCTTTATCTCATAATAGTAAATACCGGAAGGAATGTCGCGAAGGTCCACCATTTCTCTGTGTTCACCATACCCACGTTTTTCATTAAGTAAATTTTTAACAACACTACCGTTAGCATTCAGAATATTGATTTCAACATTCGTTTCATTATTTATGCTAAATGAGATAGTCGTAGCAAAACTCGCGGGGTTCGGATAACAGCTATTCATCCTGATCCTCTTATCCAGAAAATCTTTAACTGCCGTAACGTCCGGATTAACAATAGGAAGTACCGTGCCTTTCCCAGGATAATCTCCCCATATAGTTCCAAATTCCGCATCTACTTTAGCTGGATCCACACACAACCATTCCTTTAGAATAGATGCATAGATTTGCCTGTAATCAACCTGCATTTCCACATTATCCTTAGAAAGGTCAGGGTTATTACCAACAACGCCTGGTATAACGCCTTTTCCAAATAGCATAACCGGAGCTCCTGAGCCGTGATCTGTTCCATAGCTTCCGTTTGAATATACCCTTCTTCCAAATTCAGAAGTAGTTACAGTCAATACGCGATGATCAACACTTCTCAATTTCAGATCTTCCTGAAACGCTCTCATGGTAGCAGATATGTGGTACATCAAAGCAGCATGATTACCAATTGTATGGTCATTGGCCTCCACCTGTTGTGCATGTGTATCAAAACCTCCGATTTTCACAAGGAATACTTTGGTTTTGCAACCACCACTGATAAGATTTGCAATAATTTTAAAATATCCAGCAAGAGGATTTTTAATCCTGCCTCCTGGCGCACTCAGAGGATATGTCGTAGGATATGTGACATTCGGATCAAACTTTTTACCTTCGTTATATACAGCAAGAAGTCTGTCGTCATACTGATCTGTTTTCTGCTCCAGATCAAGGAGCCATTTCATTTCCTTTCCATAAGGAGAGTTATTGAGACTTGCAGGCGGAATTCCTCTTGGATCTACCCCCTCCACATCATCAAAGCCCGGTAGCTGTTCCACAAGGTTGAAGAACTGTTGAGGATTATCTATTGCTATTCCTGTAGAAATATTATCTCCCTGATGAAATATAAGTGATACTTCGCTACCAAATTCCAGTGCGAGTGGGTCTTTCATATTGTCATTGGGAAAATCATTAGGATAAACACTTGGTGCGTAATGATCTTTCAGATAACGCCCTACCCATCCGGAACTGATGTAATCAT
Protein-coding regions in this window:
- a CDS encoding DUF1501 domain-containing protein — protein: MKRRDFINKLPALGAIPFALDGIFFKSMSMASPLQKLAAECPNDRVLIILQMHGGNDGLNMLIPAGDYDNYQNARPNIAIPENGNRKFILLDSSLTTERSVGLHPDMVGVKDLYDQGMVSFVQGVSYEHHNGSHFRSRDIMFMGGGPNDYISSGWVGRYLKDHYAPSVYPNDFPNDNMKDPLALEFGSEVSLIFHQGDNISTGIAIDNPQQFFNLVEQLPGFDDVEGVDPRGIPPASLNNSPYGKEMKWLLDLEQKTDQYDDRLLAVYNEGKKFDPNVTYPTTYPLSAPGGRIKNPLAGYFKIIANLISGGCKTKVFLVKIGGFDTHAQQVEANDHTIGNHAALMYHISATMRAFQEDLKLRSVDHRVLTVTTSEFGRRVYSNGSYGTDHGSGAPVMLFGKGVIPGVVGNNPDLSKDNVEMQVDYRQIYASILKEWLCVDPAKVDAEFGTIWGDYPGKGTVLPIVNPDVTAVKDFLDKRIRMNSCYPNPASFATTISFSINNETNVEINILNANGSVVKNLLNEKRGYGEHREMVDLRDIPSGIYYYEIKAGSLKDVKKLVILK
- a CDS encoding outer membrane beta-barrel protein — translated: MKRILLYPLFSVFILSLLMSTKVNAQGNRRRTPTSRRNAEFLEKQWWIGVRGGLSYSKVKPGDRYSVFSSTEGQTNSLDKKYSGFKGAGAFAGLEVTFTYKTISLSFQPNYRRQRFSYSNRYEWKDTSGVVTFDLNYKQDHQLDYIELPLLIKYDILKNEIKPYVQAGFYYGILSTANKKVEISGTDKASGGTNFNQPDILVGAKDLFIKSSIGFMAGVGVSYDVGNIKVLLDVNYRLGTNNITNRKNRYTNNTLSGAGDALDDLKLRNISINLGCLLPMRYVNANNFRSR